One part of the Microlunatus elymi genome encodes these proteins:
- a CDS encoding Clp protease N-terminal domain-containing protein — MFERFTTAARDAVVQAQSEARELGQDQIGSEHVLLGTLWHADGVVKPVLDAAGLTYRRVRERVESSVGDSYPDADALRRIGIDLDEVRRRVEENFGAGALSRRASRRRGHLPFGAAAKKSLELALREAISLQHNYIGTEHILLGLTRLDHEPAVDVITAMGLAPLQVHDQIHDLLRKAA, encoded by the coding sequence ATGTTCGAACGATTCACCACCGCGGCACGAGATGCCGTGGTCCAGGCACAATCCGAGGCCCGCGAGCTCGGCCAGGATCAGATCGGCAGTGAACACGTCCTGCTCGGCACCCTGTGGCATGCCGACGGGGTGGTCAAACCGGTGCTGGACGCCGCGGGTCTGACCTATCGCCGGGTTCGGGAGCGGGTCGAATCGAGCGTCGGGGACAGCTATCCCGACGCCGATGCGCTGCGCCGGATCGGCATCGACCTGGATGAGGTACGCCGCCGGGTGGAGGAGAACTTCGGCGCCGGGGCGCTGAGCCGACGTGCCAGTCGTCGACGCGGACACCTCCCGTTCGGTGCGGCGGCGAAGAAGAGTCTCGAGCTTGCGCTGCGGGAAGCGATCAGCTTGCAGCACAACTACATCGGGACCGAGCACATCCTGCTCGGCCTGACCCGGCTGGATCATGAACCTGCAGTCGACGTGATCACCGCGATGGGACTGGCACCGCTGCAGGTGCACGATCAGATCCACGACCTGCTGCGGAAGGCTGCCTGA